A single Candidatus Thalassolituus haligoni DNA region contains:
- the glnE gene encoding bifunctional [glutamate--ammonia ligase]-adenylyl-L-tyrosine phosphorylase/[glutamate--ammonia-ligase] adenylyltransferase — translation MTALLEHRWQQINHQLTDTGARFSFDWPGLWQSLTAKQQYQLRTVLLISQYVVDALPKDGDYFTRQLQTDNISQPLGRADIRHWLNALNEHTTTDPTSEEQWLHRLRVLRRRVMVQTIWRDLLRQADTLTTTRTVSDLADEVICQSIHYFDQQLQQRYGTPMGKESGQPQSLLVLGMGKLGAYELNLSSDIDLIFSYPESGNTNGKKSISNQEYFVKLGQKLIGALDKHTIDGFVFRTDMRLRPYGQSGPLVMNFDSMEEYYQNQGRDWERYAMVKARILTGENTPAAQQLLNILRPFTYRVYIDYSAFESLRNMKAMINAEVRRRHLDNNVKLGPGGIREVEFTVQAFQLIRGGQEKQLQQRQLVPLLGLLVNDGYLPADAASELRNAYLFLRDLEHTLQALNDEQTQQLPTEPEARARIALAMNYDNWASLEHQLDQHREHVRYHFAEIVRSDSAEQHTDTADLIWIDVWHGDLAAEAHNYLASHCADMLATDFSQCLANFRHSRAVSSMQAIGHERLDTLMPLLLHDISHSSTPLNTLQRLIPLLEAVLRRTAYLVLLQENPQARTQLIQLCGASEWVAHYITHTPLLLDELLDPATLYRRPERRELEEELQLRLLRIDADDLEQQMEALRQFVHAHKLRAAACEIMDALPLMRISDYLTWVAEVALQNVMQLAWQQMVSKYGYPANRQGDAVTEPEFVVIGYGKVGGLEMSYRSDLDLVFLHNSWNMGSTLANQQTDQTAAQRSIDNSVFYTRMGQRMIHILTAQTRSGDLYEVDMRLRPSGNSGMIVASFKAFEEYQTRHAWTWEQQALVRARVLCGNPELASAYNIIRCQTLAQPRELPVLKEEVRSMRQKMRENLGTEEKSAQKFHLKQDAGGIVDIEFLVQYGVLAWSHQYPDLLAVTDNMRLLDSFETVGLLDSQDRQTLQETYLTYRAETHRRALQNTNLILDQTQSHQLGFDVRREGVTRLWKLWIEN, via the coding sequence ATGACGGCACTGCTCGAACACCGCTGGCAACAGATTAACCATCAACTGACGGATACCGGTGCCCGATTCAGCTTCGACTGGCCCGGCCTGTGGCAATCACTGACAGCAAAACAGCAGTACCAGCTGCGTACGGTATTACTGATCAGCCAGTACGTCGTCGATGCATTACCCAAAGACGGTGACTACTTCACCCGCCAGCTGCAAACCGACAACATCAGCCAACCCCTTGGCCGGGCTGATATCCGTCATTGGCTGAATGCCCTCAACGAACACACCACTACAGATCCGACCAGCGAAGAACAGTGGTTACATCGGCTGCGCGTATTACGCCGCCGGGTCATGGTGCAAACCATCTGGCGCGACCTGCTGCGGCAGGCCGATACACTGACCACTACCCGCACCGTGTCCGACCTGGCCGATGAAGTGATCTGCCAAAGCATTCACTATTTTGACCAGCAGCTGCAGCAACGCTACGGTACCCCGATGGGCAAAGAATCCGGGCAACCACAGTCGTTGCTGGTACTGGGCATGGGTAAGCTTGGGGCTTACGAACTCAACCTCAGCTCGGATATTGACCTGATCTTCAGCTACCCGGAATCCGGTAACACCAACGGCAAAAAATCCATCAGCAACCAGGAATACTTCGTCAAACTGGGCCAGAAACTGATCGGCGCGCTGGATAAACACACCATCGACGGCTTTGTCTTCCGCACTGATATGCGCTTGCGTCCCTATGGCCAAAGCGGCCCACTGGTGATGAACTTCGATTCGATGGAAGAGTATTACCAGAACCAAGGCCGCGATTGGGAACGCTACGCCATGGTCAAGGCCCGCATCCTGACCGGTGAAAACACCCCGGCAGCACAGCAATTGCTCAATATTCTGCGGCCATTTACCTATCGGGTGTACATCGACTACAGCGCCTTTGAATCCCTGCGCAACATGAAAGCCATGATCAACGCCGAAGTACGTCGCCGCCACCTCGACAACAACGTCAAACTGGGGCCGGGCGGCATTCGCGAAGTGGAATTTACCGTACAGGCGTTTCAACTGATTCGCGGCGGTCAGGAAAAACAGCTGCAGCAACGCCAATTGGTACCGCTGCTTGGCCTGCTCGTGAATGACGGCTACCTGCCAGCCGACGCCGCCAGCGAACTGCGTAATGCCTACCTGTTTCTGCGCGATCTCGAACACACCCTGCAAGCACTCAACGACGAACAAACCCAACAGCTCCCGACAGAACCGGAAGCCAGAGCACGGATTGCGCTGGCCATGAATTACGACAACTGGGCCAGCCTTGAGCACCAGCTTGACCAGCATCGTGAACATGTCAGATACCACTTTGCCGAAATCGTCCGCAGCGACAGCGCCGAACAGCACACCGACACGGCAGACCTTATCTGGATCGACGTCTGGCACGGCGACTTGGCGGCCGAAGCCCATAACTACCTGGCCAGCCACTGCGCAGACATGTTGGCGACAGACTTCAGCCAATGCCTGGCCAACTTCCGTCATTCCCGCGCGGTGAGCAGCATGCAGGCCATCGGCCACGAACGGCTGGACACCCTGATGCCGCTATTGCTGCACGATATCAGCCACAGCAGCACGCCACTGAACACCTTGCAACGACTGATCCCGTTGCTGGAGGCCGTGCTGCGGCGTACCGCCTACCTGGTATTACTGCAAGAAAACCCCCAGGCCCGCACCCAGCTGATACAACTGTGCGGGGCCTCGGAATGGGTCGCCCATTACATTACCCACACACCACTGTTGCTGGACGAACTGCTTGATCCCGCCACCCTCTACCGTCGCCCCGAACGCCGCGAACTAGAGGAAGAACTGCAATTACGTCTGCTCCGCATCGACGCCGACGACCTCGAACAGCAAATGGAAGCCCTGCGCCAGTTTGTTCACGCCCACAAACTCCGTGCTGCCGCCTGCGAAATAATGGACGCCCTGCCACTGATGCGCATCTCCGACTACCTCACCTGGGTCGCCGAAGTGGCGTTGCAAAATGTGATGCAACTGGCCTGGCAACAAATGGTGAGCAAATATGGTTACCCTGCCAACCGTCAGGGCGATGCAGTGACCGAACCGGAATTTGTCGTGATCGGCTACGGCAAGGTCGGCGGCCTGGAAATGAGTTACCGCTCCGACCTCGACCTGGTATTTCTGCACAACAGCTGGAATATGGGTAGCACACTGGCCAACCAACAAACCGACCAGACTGCCGCACAGCGCAGCATCGACAACAGCGTTTTTTACACCCGTATGGGCCAACGCATGATCCACATACTCACCGCTCAGACCCGCTCCGGTGATCTCTACGAAGTGGACATGCGCCTGCGACCCTCCGGTAATTCCGGCATGATCGTCGCCTCCTTCAAAGCCTTCGAAGAGTATCAGACCCGCCACGCCTGGACCTGGGAGCAGCAGGCACTGGTACGCGCCCGCGTACTGTGTGGCAATCCGGAACTGGCATCCGCCTACAACATCATCCGGTGCCAGACTCTGGCTCAACCACGTGAATTGCCCGTGCTCAAGGAAGAAGTCCGTTCCATGCGTCAGAAAATGCGTGAAAACCTGGGCACAGAAGAAAAATCCGCACAGAAATTCCACCTTAAACAGGATGCCGGGGGTATTGTTGACATCGAGTTTCTGGTTCAATACGGAGTTCTGGCCTGGTCACACCAATACCCAGATCTGTTAGCGGTAACCGACAACATGCGCTTGTTGGATTCGTTTGAAACAGTCGGCCTGCTCGATTCACAAGATCGTCAGACCCTGCAGGAAACCTACCTGACCTACCGAGCCGAAACCCACCGGCGCGCGCTACAGAATACAAACCTGATTCTGGACCAAACGCAGAGCCATCAGCTTGGCTTCGACGTGCGCCGCGAGGGTGTGACCCGACTGTGGAAACTCTGGATAGAAAACTAA
- the hemL gene encoding glutamate-1-semialdehyde 2,1-aminomutase produces MSYSTTKSQALFESAQLHIPGGVNSPVRAFKGVGGTPIFFDHAAGAYVYDVDDNRYVDYVGSWGPMILGHSAPQILDAISARMVMGLSFGAPTAIESDMASEVCKLIPSMAMVRMVNSGTEATMSAIRLARGYTGRDKLVKFEGCYHGHSDSLLVKAGSGMMTLGVPTSPGVPASVAEHTITLDYNNLDSVRECFSRMGDQIACVIIEPVAGNMNCIPPSKSFLQGLRELCDVHGIVLIFDEVMSGFRVALGGAQAYYGIVPDMTCLGKVIGGGLPVGAFGGKRAIMECLSPLGPVYQAGTLSGNPLAMAAGLAMLKEIQRDGVYEQLNARVDQLLEGFQAAADQHGIPFTFNKAGSMFGLFFTELDKVENFRQVADQCDSGRFGKFFHGMLEEGVYLAPSAFEAGFMSLAHTEADIEFTIAAADKVMATL; encoded by the coding sequence ATGAGCTATAGCACAACCAAATCCCAGGCCCTGTTTGAATCCGCCCAGCTGCATATTCCCGGTGGCGTAAACTCCCCGGTACGAGCATTCAAAGGGGTCGGAGGTACGCCGATTTTTTTCGATCACGCGGCGGGTGCCTATGTCTATGACGTCGATGATAACCGCTACGTCGATTATGTCGGTTCCTGGGGGCCAATGATTCTGGGGCACAGTGCGCCGCAGATTCTTGATGCGATCTCTGCACGCATGGTAATGGGCCTGAGTTTTGGCGCTCCTACCGCGATTGAAAGCGATATGGCCAGCGAAGTGTGCAAACTGATTCCGTCGATGGCTATGGTACGCATGGTCAACTCCGGCACCGAAGCCACCATGAGCGCCATTCGCCTGGCCCGTGGCTACACCGGCCGCGACAAGCTGGTGAAATTCGAAGGCTGCTACCACGGCCATTCCGACTCGCTGCTGGTCAAGGCCGGTTCCGGCATGATGACGCTGGGCGTACCGACGTCCCCAGGTGTCCCGGCGTCAGTGGCAGAACACACCATCACGCTGGATTACAACAACCTCGACAGCGTGCGCGAGTGTTTCTCCCGGATGGGCGACCAGATTGCCTGTGTGATCATCGAGCCGGTGGCTGGCAACATGAACTGCATTCCACCGAGCAAATCCTTCCTGCAAGGGCTGCGTGAATTGTGTGATGTCCACGGCATCGTACTGATTTTTGACGAAGTGATGAGCGGTTTCCGCGTCGCACTTGGTGGAGCCCAAGCCTACTACGGCATCGTCCCGGACATGACCTGTCTGGGCAAAGTGATTGGCGGCGGCTTACCTGTGGGTGCCTTTGGCGGCAAACGCGCCATCATGGAGTGCCTGTCACCACTTGGGCCGGTGTATCAGGCCGGCACCCTCTCGGGTAACCCGCTGGCAATGGCCGCCGGGCTGGCGATGCTGAAAGAAATCCAGCGCGACGGCGTGTATGAGCAACTGAACGCTCGTGTAGACCAGCTACTGGAAGGTTTTCAGGCAGCCGCCGACCAACACGGTATTCCGTTCACTTTTAACAAGGCAGGTTCCATGTTTGGCCTGTTCTTTACCGAACTGGACAAGGTAGAGAACTTCCGTCAGGTCGCGGATCAATGCGATAGCGGCCGTTTCGGAAAATTCTTCCACGGCATGCTGGAAGAAGGCGTGTACCTGGCACCCTCGGCGTTTGAAGCCGGATTCATGTCACTGGCCCATACCGAGGCTGACATTGAGTTCACCATTGCCGCTGCCGATAAGGTCATGGCAACACTGTGA
- a CDS encoding tetratricopeptide repeat protein — MAGLVVLNTRIGLLTATLLLGVAGGLVGCSSTAVIAPESSTTAGELPYWQAGELATLDQGQHHPAVNALLQQAEQARQAGEWPKTMSYLDQARQIQPRNAAIFYRQGWVSVQMNQPAAAEQLLRRGLLFSHDEGLSRRIQWLLVDVLQQQGKQAEATQLRSRLEAERS; from the coding sequence ATGGCTGGATTGGTTGTTTTGAACACCCGGATCGGGTTACTGACAGCGACACTATTGCTGGGCGTGGCCGGTGGCTTGGTCGGATGTAGCAGCACAGCGGTGATCGCTCCTGAATCGTCAACAACAGCCGGGGAGTTGCCGTATTGGCAAGCGGGTGAGTTGGCGACGCTGGATCAGGGCCAGCACCATCCGGCCGTCAATGCCTTGTTGCAGCAGGCGGAACAGGCTCGTCAAGCCGGGGAGTGGCCGAAAACCATGAGCTATCTGGATCAGGCGCGCCAGATCCAGCCTCGTAATGCGGCGATTTTTTATCGTCAGGGCTGGGTGAGTGTGCAAATGAATCAGCCTGCGGCGGCGGAACAATTACTGCGGCGGGGGTTGCTGTTCAGCCATGATGAGGGCTTGAGTCGTCGAATCCAGTGGTTGCTGGTGGATGTTTTGCAACAGCAAGGCAAACAGGCAGAAGCCACTCAACTGCGCTCCCGCCTGGAGGCGGAGCGCAGTTGA
- a CDS encoding branched-chain amino acid transaminase has protein sequence MQPSMSDRDGLIWLDGELVNWRDAKVHVLTHTLHYGMGVFEGVRAYNTDEGAAIFRLQEHTDRLFNSAHILGMKLPYSKAEVNEAQRAAVRENNLDSAYIRPMAFLGSEGMGLRADNLKVHLMVAAWEWPAYMGEDAKTQGIKIRTSSYTRHHVNITMCKAKANGNYMNSMLALREALDSGCEEALLLDNEGYVAEGSGENFFLVKDGIIYTPELTSCLDGITRRTIMEFSRNLGYEVREKRITRDEVYIADEAFFTGTAAEVLPIQSLDGRVIGAGHRGPVTEQLQSMYFEQVTGKRDYKPEWQTPVK, from the coding sequence ATGCAACCTTCCATGTCTGACCGCGACGGTCTGATCTGGCTAGACGGCGAGTTGGTAAACTGGCGTGACGCCAAAGTCCACGTACTGACTCATACCCTGCACTACGGCATGGGCGTTTTCGAAGGTGTGCGGGCTTATAATACAGACGAAGGTGCTGCGATTTTCCGCCTGCAGGAGCACACAGACCGACTGTTTAACTCCGCCCACATTCTGGGTATGAAGCTGCCCTACAGCAAAGCAGAAGTAAACGAAGCCCAACGAGCCGCCGTACGCGAAAACAACCTCGACAGCGCCTATATTCGCCCGATGGCGTTTCTCGGCTCTGAAGGCATGGGCTTGCGTGCCGACAACCTGAAAGTACACCTGATGGTTGCCGCCTGGGAATGGCCCGCCTACATGGGCGAAGACGCCAAAACCCAAGGTATTAAAATCCGCACCTCCAGTTATACCCGCCACCACGTCAACATCACCATGTGCAAGGCGAAAGCCAACGGCAACTACATGAACTCCATGCTGGCGCTGCGTGAAGCACTCGACAGCGGTTGTGAAGAAGCCCTGCTGCTGGACAACGAAGGCTACGTTGCCGAAGGTTCCGGCGAGAACTTCTTTCTGGTGAAAGATGGCATCATCTACACCCCGGAACTGACGTCCTGCCTGGACGGCATTACCCGCCGCACCATTATGGAATTCTCCCGCAACCTGGGTTATGAAGTGCGCGAGAAACGCATCACCCGCGACGAAGTATACATCGCCGACGAAGCCTTCTTTACCGGCACCGCCGCCGAAGTACTGCCCATCCAGAGCCTGGATGGCCGCGTGATAGGAGCAGGCCACCGAGGCCCGGTTACCGAACAGCTGCAAAGCATGTACTTTGAACAGGTCACCGGCAAACGCGACTACAAACCAGAGTGGCAAACACCAGTAAAATAA
- the mrcB gene encoding penicillin-binding protein 1B: MVFLDAQVQRQFDGKKWTLPARVYARPLLLYPGRLLPAEQLRAELEWTDYQPGSVAGPGHYQHNGAIWRIHRRQVNFWDGPQPHALIDLTLSNQRIKRLSVNGEEVPLVRLEPQYVGGIFPAHNEDRELVTLDQVPSELLAALVVTEDNGFFEHHGISLRGIARAMVANIQAGGVVQGGSTLTQQLVKNFFLTQERTLTRKVQEALMAILLELHYSKAEILQAYLNEVYLGQAGRRAIHGVGLASRFYFGKPVQELDLAEIATLVGLVKGASFYNPKRHPQRALERRNLILTLMAEQGLISQPRYLQASQQPMQTADSQRVSQREYPAFLELVRKQLREDYRSEDLETEGLNIFTTLDPWIQHALEVSATTQLDRLETRYPALTGKLETAALVTSVDGAEIRAMIGGRQAGYFGFNRALDAHRSIGSLAKPVVYLAALRSGRYHWGTPVDDSPVQVAGQDGQLWQPQNYDGKNHGQVAMVDALSHSYNQATARLGMRVGLEQVARTFHDLGLHSQVPPYPSVLLGSLELSPFEVAGVYQTLAARGFVMPLRAVEAVTTGSGRTLSSYAIQGRQGVSAEQVDWLRYGLEQVVNEGTAKQLLTQFSGPLAGKTGTSDQQRDAWFAGFDNRHLGVVWVGRDDNQPMPLAGSSAALPIWQQTFAQAGVEPLPATGLQPVVVDPQGQILEDGCEGRSLMMPASAIKQTPIPCQSAGKANSRGKKGWLDWLF; this comes from the coding sequence ATGGTGTTTCTTGATGCTCAAGTACAACGGCAGTTCGACGGCAAAAAGTGGACGCTGCCTGCACGGGTGTATGCGCGCCCGCTGTTGCTGTATCCCGGCCGTTTGTTGCCCGCTGAGCAACTGCGGGCGGAGCTGGAATGGACCGATTATCAGCCGGGCTCGGTGGCGGGGCCGGGGCATTACCAGCATAACGGCGCAATCTGGCGTATTCATCGTCGCCAGGTGAATTTCTGGGATGGCCCACAGCCGCATGCATTGATCGACTTGACCTTGAGCAACCAGCGTATCAAACGGCTGTCCGTCAATGGTGAAGAGGTGCCACTGGTGCGGCTGGAGCCACAATACGTTGGCGGTATCTTCCCGGCCCATAACGAAGACCGCGAACTGGTGACGCTGGATCAGGTGCCCAGCGAACTGCTGGCTGCGCTGGTGGTGACGGAAGACAACGGTTTTTTTGAGCATCATGGCATTTCGTTGCGGGGGATTGCCCGTGCCATGGTGGCTAATATTCAGGCGGGCGGTGTGGTGCAGGGCGGATCGACCCTTACCCAGCAGTTGGTAAAAAACTTCTTTCTGACCCAGGAGCGCACCTTAACGCGCAAGGTGCAGGAAGCATTGATGGCCATTTTGCTGGAGTTGCACTACAGCAAGGCTGAGATTTTGCAGGCGTATCTGAATGAAGTGTATCTGGGCCAGGCTGGTCGCCGGGCCATTCATGGGGTGGGGTTGGCGTCACGATTTTATTTCGGCAAGCCGGTGCAGGAGTTGGATCTGGCTGAAATCGCCACGCTGGTGGGGTTGGTTAAGGGGGCGTCGTTTTATAATCCGAAACGGCATCCGCAACGGGCGCTGGAGCGTCGCAACCTGATTCTGACATTGATGGCGGAGCAAGGGCTGATTTCGCAACCTCGCTATTTGCAGGCCAGTCAGCAGCCGATGCAGACGGCCGACAGCCAGCGGGTTAGCCAGCGCGAGTATCCGGCGTTTCTTGAACTGGTACGCAAGCAACTGCGAGAAGATTACCGCAGTGAGGATCTGGAAACCGAAGGGCTGAATATTTTCACCACTCTGGATCCCTGGATTCAGCATGCGCTGGAAGTGTCTGCGACCACTCAATTGGACAGGCTGGAAACCCGCTACCCGGCACTAACCGGCAAGCTGGAAACCGCAGCCTTGGTCACCAGTGTTGATGGGGCCGAAATCCGTGCCATGATTGGTGGTCGGCAGGCGGGTTATTTTGGCTTTAATCGGGCATTGGATGCGCATCGTTCGATCGGTTCGCTGGCGAAGCCGGTGGTTTATCTGGCCGCTCTGCGCAGTGGTCGCTACCACTGGGGGACGCCGGTGGATGACAGTCCGGTGCAGGTTGCCGGTCAGGATGGCCAGCTCTGGCAGCCACAAAACTATGACGGTAAAAACCATGGTCAGGTGGCCATGGTGGATGCCCTGAGCCATTCCTATAACCAGGCGACGGCACGTCTTGGTATGCGGGTGGGGCTGGAGCAGGTTGCGCGTACGTTTCATGATCTTGGATTGCACAGTCAGGTGCCACCGTATCCCTCGGTGCTGTTGGGTTCGCTGGAATTATCGCCTTTCGAAGTGGCCGGGGTGTATCAGACACTGGCTGCCCGTGGCTTTGTGATGCCTCTGCGGGCGGTTGAGGCGGTGACGACCGGCAGTGGCAGAACCTTGTCGTCGTACGCCATTCAAGGGCGTCAGGGAGTGTCGGCAGAACAGGTTGACTGGCTGCGCTACGGACTTGAACAGGTGGTGAACGAGGGCACGGCCAAACAGCTGCTGACGCAATTTAGTGGCCCCTTGGCGGGTAAAACCGGTACCAGTGATCAACAGCGTGACGCCTGGTTTGCCGGTTTTGATAATCGCCATCTCGGCGTGGTGTGGGTGGGTCGTGATGACAATCAGCCAATGCCACTGGCGGGCAGTTCAGCAGCCCTGCCGATCTGGCAGCAAACCTTCGCGCAGGCGGGCGTGGAACCATTGCCAGCGACCGGTTTGCAACCCGTTGTGGTGGATCCGCAAGGGCAGATTCTGGAGGACGGTTGTGAAGGCCGTTCGCTGATGATGCCTGCCAGCGCGATAAAGCAAACTCCAATACCTTGTCAGTCGGCGGGTAAAGCAAACTCAAGAGGCAAAAAGGGATGGCTGGATTGGTTGTTTTGA
- the hemJ gene encoding protoporphyrinogen oxidase HemJ produces the protein MLWVKAFHIIAVITWFAGIFYLPRLYVYHAAAADTASRERFKIMERKLYRGIMWPSMVVVIVLGTWLISFNPDYYLNSGWMHVKLTLVALLVGYHLYCGKLNQMFNNDQNHRSHVWYRWFNELPVIILIAVVILVVVRPF, from the coding sequence ATGCTTTGGGTCAAGGCCTTCCATATTATTGCCGTGATCACCTGGTTCGCAGGTATTTTCTATTTGCCACGGCTGTACGTTTACCATGCCGCTGCTGCGGACACGGCTTCCCGTGAGCGTTTCAAGATTATGGAGCGCAAACTGTATCGCGGCATCATGTGGCCTTCCATGGTGGTGGTCATCGTACTGGGCACCTGGCTGATCAGCTTCAACCCCGATTACTACCTGAACAGTGGCTGGATGCACGTCAAGCTGACGCTGGTCGCGCTGCTGGTCGGCTATCACCTGTATTGCGGCAAACTGAACCAGATGTTCAACAACGATCAAAACCACCGCAGTCATGTGTGGTACCGCTGGTTTAACGAACTGCCGGTAATTATTTTGATTGCGGTGGTGATACTGGTGGTGGTGAGGCCGTTTTAA
- a CDS encoding chloride channel protein — MLLKARSQQWLQHLALSDNQLGLAVLALLAGIAAALVITLFRLAIAWPLEVFLPMASEDDYEALSAVTRVALLLGGGLLLILLFQPMTPEQRSVGVTHVLMRMERHQGYMPKTNLLLQWFAAAIALLSGHSVGREGPAIHLGAGTASQLGQAAGVAHHRLRILAGAGVASAIAASFNTPMAGVIFAMEVVLLEYNLRGFIPIILASVAGAVISQMVFGADTAFDVPPLAMHSLVELPYVIALGLICGLLATGFIYLTTRLQTLNPYPLWAKWGGLTLTTAAIAWWLPGILGIGYDTVNAALAGNVAIGLFAGLLVGKLVLAAWAAAVGFPAGLIGPTLFMGALVGGILGKLSLLWVPDYPVEIGFYVMLGMGAMMGAVLRAPLAALVALLELTANPHIIMPSMLAIVIATLVASEIFRQPSIFQAQLGNNGLYQPPHPVQMMLRSTWVAEALTRSMAVTPRQLHPTSAEQLIDQHTDWLYVEDEQLILPTAELAECIHGITDNTADSAPSSAAIDLLKIPAERFSVGRIALKANLQDALDLMQTHDLQWLAVYRRDPDSRKGQGPCVGLVSREMIERHYRYRPQIIR; from the coding sequence TTGCTATTAAAAGCCCGCAGCCAGCAATGGCTACAGCATCTGGCGTTATCCGACAACCAGCTCGGACTCGCGGTATTGGCACTGTTGGCAGGTATTGCAGCCGCACTGGTGATCACCCTGTTTCGCCTCGCGATTGCCTGGCCACTGGAAGTCTTTTTGCCAATGGCGAGCGAAGATGACTATGAAGCACTCAGTGCCGTCACCCGCGTTGCCCTGCTGTTGGGGGGGGGCCTGTTACTGATTTTGCTGTTTCAACCCATGACTCCCGAACAACGCAGTGTTGGCGTAACCCACGTATTGATGCGAATGGAACGCCACCAGGGCTATATGCCCAAAACCAATCTGCTGCTGCAGTGGTTTGCCGCCGCTATTGCGCTGCTCAGTGGCCACAGCGTTGGCCGTGAAGGTCCGGCGATTCACCTCGGAGCAGGTACGGCTAGCCAATTGGGTCAGGCCGCCGGCGTTGCCCATCACCGACTCAGGATTCTCGCTGGAGCTGGTGTTGCCAGTGCCATCGCGGCGTCCTTCAACACCCCCATGGCCGGGGTGATTTTTGCCATGGAAGTGGTATTACTGGAATACAACCTGCGCGGTTTTATTCCGATTATTCTGGCCTCCGTCGCTGGGGCGGTGATCAGTCAGATGGTATTTGGCGCTGATACCGCGTTCGATGTCCCGCCATTGGCAATGCATTCACTGGTCGAACTGCCCTATGTCATCGCCCTTGGGCTGATTTGCGGCCTCTTGGCGACCGGGTTTATTTATTTGACCACTCGCCTTCAGACCCTCAACCCCTACCCACTCTGGGCCAAATGGGGAGGGTTGACCCTCACCACTGCCGCCATCGCCTGGTGGCTGCCCGGTATTCTGGGGATTGGTTACGATACCGTAAACGCTGCCCTGGCTGGTAATGTCGCTATCGGTCTCTTTGCTGGATTACTGGTCGGTAAACTGGTGCTGGCAGCCTGGGCGGCGGCGGTCGGCTTTCCTGCCGGACTGATTGGCCCAACCCTGTTTATGGGGGCCTTGGTAGGAGGAATTCTGGGTAAGCTGTCGCTGTTGTGGGTGCCCGACTACCCGGTTGAAATCGGTTTTTACGTCATGCTGGGCATGGGTGCCATGATGGGAGCCGTGCTGCGGGCACCGCTGGCGGCGCTGGTTGCCTTGCTGGAGTTAACCGCCAACCCGCATATTATTATGCCCAGCATGTTGGCCATTGTGATCGCGACACTGGTCGCCAGTGAAATTTTTCGCCAGCCGTCCATCTTTCAAGCCCAACTGGGCAATAACGGTTTATATCAGCCGCCCCATCCGGTGCAAATGATGTTACGCAGCACCTGGGTGGCCGAAGCCCTGACCCGATCGATGGCAGTAACCCCTCGTCAGCTCCACCCGACCTCCGCCGAACAGCTGATCGACCAGCACACCGATTGGCTCTACGTTGAAGATGAACAACTCATATTACCGACCGCCGAACTGGCAGAATGTATTCATGGCATCACCGACAACACTGCTGACAGCGCTCCGTCGTCAGCCGCTATCGACCTGCTGAAGATTCCGGCAGAGCGTTTCAGCGTCGGCCGTATTGCACTAAAAGCCAACCTGCAAGATGCCCTCGATCTGATGCAGACCCATGACTTACAGTGGCTGGCGGTGTATCGTCGCGATCCGGATTCACGCAAGGGCCAAGGCCCTTGTGTAGGGTTGGTATCGCGGGAAATGATCGAACGCCACTACCGCTACCGGCCACAAATTATTCGTTAG